Proteins from one Oryza sativa Japonica Group chromosome 12, ASM3414082v1 genomic window:
- the LOC9271010 gene encoding phosphoglycolate phosphatase 1A, chloroplastic isoform X3 — translation MLTPVVAAAAAAPARSRWPSWRTPPRSSTPSRRSYLTATQRRCDLEGREADRRSARDARHARSKGKRLVFVTNNSTKSRKQYGKKFETLGLNVNEEEIFASSFAYVAYLQSIDFPKDKKVYVIGEDGILKELELAGFQYLGGPSDGDKKIELKPGFYMEHDKDLLLYVALLLLIFNPQKEGRCVPFSFIH, via the exons ATGCTCACACccgtcgtggcggcggcggcggcggcgccggcgcggtccCGGTGGCCAAGCTGGAGGACGCCGCCACGCTCATCGACTCCGTCGAGACGTTCATATTTGACTGCGACG CAGCGTAGGTGTGATTTGGAAGGGCGAGAAGCTGATCGACGGAGTGCTAGAGACGCTCGACATGCTAGATCAAAG GGCAAGAGGCTGGTATTCGTGACGAACAACTCGACCAAGTCGAGGAAGCAGTACGGGAAGAAGTTTGAGACGCTAGGACTAAACGTCAATGAG GAAGAGATCTTCGCTTCGTCGTTCGCATATGTGGCGTACCTGCAGTCCATCGATTTCCCCAAAGACAAGAAG GTTTATGTGATTGGAGAGGACGGGATTCTGAAGGAGCTGGAGCTGGCTGGATTTCAGTATCTTGGCGGGCCA TCTGATGGAGACAAGAAGATAGAACTGAAGCCTGGATTTTACATGGAGCATGACAAAGAT CTTCTTCTGTATGTTGCGCTACTCCTGTTGATCTTCAATCCGCAAAAAGAAGGCCGATGTGTACCATTTTCCTTTATACATTGA
- the LOC9271010 gene encoding phosphoglycolate phosphatase 1A, chloroplastic isoform X4, which translates to MLTPVVAAAAAAPARSRWPSWRTPPRSSTPSRRSYLTATRRCDLEGREADRRSARDARHARSKGKRLVFVTNNSTKSRKQYGKKFETLGLNVNEEEIFASSFAYVAYLQSIDFPKDKKVYVIGEDGILKELELAGFQYLGGPSDGDKKIELKPGFYMEHDKDLLLYVALLLLIFNPQKEGRCVPFSFIH; encoded by the exons ATGCTCACACccgtcgtggcggcggcggcggcggcgccggcgcggtccCGGTGGCCAAGCTGGAGGACGCCGCCACGCTCATCGACTCCGTCGAGACGTTCATATTTGACTGCGACG CGTAGGTGTGATTTGGAAGGGCGAGAAGCTGATCGACGGAGTGCTAGAGACGCTCGACATGCTAGATCAAAG GGCAAGAGGCTGGTATTCGTGACGAACAACTCGACCAAGTCGAGGAAGCAGTACGGGAAGAAGTTTGAGACGCTAGGACTAAACGTCAATGAG GAAGAGATCTTCGCTTCGTCGTTCGCATATGTGGCGTACCTGCAGTCCATCGATTTCCCCAAAGACAAGAAG GTTTATGTGATTGGAGAGGACGGGATTCTGAAGGAGCTGGAGCTGGCTGGATTTCAGTATCTTGGCGGGCCA TCTGATGGAGACAAGAAGATAGAACTGAAGCCTGGATTTTACATGGAGCATGACAAAGAT CTTCTTCTGTATGTTGCGCTACTCCTGTTGATCTTCAATCCGCAAAAAGAAGGCCGATGTGTACCATTTTCCTTTATACATTGA
- the LOC9271010 gene encoding phosphoglycolate phosphatase 1A, chloroplastic isoform X2 codes for MLTPVVAAAAAAPARSRWPSWRTPPRSSTPSRRSYLTATRRCDLEGREADRRSARDARHARSKGKRLVFVTNNSTKSRKQYGKKFETLGLNVNEEEIFASSFAYVAYLQSIDFPKDKKVYVIGEDGILKELELAGFQYLGGPSDGDKKIELKPGFYMEHDKDVTTIPTSTRHLFHMYRMVVGDSVSTASSVCCATPVDLQSAKRRPMCTIFLYTLILDMAKSGVEFEAALFYSDG; via the exons ATGCTCACACccgtcgtggcggcggcggcggcggcgccggcgcggtccCGGTGGCCAAGCTGGAGGACGCCGCCACGCTCATCGACTCCGTCGAGACGTTCATATTTGACTGCGACG CGTAGGTGTGATTTGGAAGGGCGAGAAGCTGATCGACGGAGTGCTAGAGACGCTCGACATGCTAGATCAAAG GGCAAGAGGCTGGTATTCGTGACGAACAACTCGACCAAGTCGAGGAAGCAGTACGGGAAGAAGTTTGAGACGCTAGGACTAAACGTCAATGAG GAAGAGATCTTCGCTTCGTCGTTCGCATATGTGGCGTACCTGCAGTCCATCGATTTCCCCAAAGACAAGAAG GTTTATGTGATTGGAGAGGACGGGATTCTGAAGGAGCTGGAGCTGGCTGGATTTCAGTATCTTGGCGGGCCA TCTGATGGAGACAAGAAGATAGAACTGAAGCCTGGATTTTACATGGAGCATGACAAAGATGTAACTACGATCCCTACTAGCACTCGCCACCTATTTCATATGTATAGAATGGTAGTTGGTGATTCCGTATCTACAGCTTCTTCTGTATGTTGCGCTACTCCTGTTGATCTTCAATCCGCAAAAAGAAGGCCGATGTGTACCATTTTCCTTTATACATTGATTTTGGACATGGCCAAGTCAGGAGTGGAGTTTGAGGCTGCCCTTTTTTATTCTGATGGTTGA
- the LOC9271010 gene encoding phosphoglycolate phosphatase 1A, chloroplastic isoform X1, giving the protein MLTPVVAAAAAAPARSRWPSWRTPPRSSTPSRRSYLTATQRRCDLEGREADRRSARDARHARSKGKRLVFVTNNSTKSRKQYGKKFETLGLNVNEEEIFASSFAYVAYLQSIDFPKDKKVYVIGEDGILKELELAGFQYLGGPSDGDKKIELKPGFYMEHDKDVTTIPTSTRHLFHMYRMVVGDSVSTASSVCCATPVDLQSAKRRPMCTIFLYTLILDMAKSGVEFEAALFYSDG; this is encoded by the exons ATGCTCACACccgtcgtggcggcggcggcggcggcgccggcgcggtccCGGTGGCCAAGCTGGAGGACGCCGCCACGCTCATCGACTCCGTCGAGACGTTCATATTTGACTGCGACG CAGCGTAGGTGTGATTTGGAAGGGCGAGAAGCTGATCGACGGAGTGCTAGAGACGCTCGACATGCTAGATCAAAG GGCAAGAGGCTGGTATTCGTGACGAACAACTCGACCAAGTCGAGGAAGCAGTACGGGAAGAAGTTTGAGACGCTAGGACTAAACGTCAATGAG GAAGAGATCTTCGCTTCGTCGTTCGCATATGTGGCGTACCTGCAGTCCATCGATTTCCCCAAAGACAAGAAG GTTTATGTGATTGGAGAGGACGGGATTCTGAAGGAGCTGGAGCTGGCTGGATTTCAGTATCTTGGCGGGCCA TCTGATGGAGACAAGAAGATAGAACTGAAGCCTGGATTTTACATGGAGCATGACAAAGATGTAACTACGATCCCTACTAGCACTCGCCACCTATTTCATATGTATAGAATGGTAGTTGGTGATTCCGTATCTACAGCTTCTTCTGTATGTTGCGCTACTCCTGTTGATCTTCAATCCGCAAAAAGAAGGCCGATGTGTACCATTTTCCTTTATACATTGATTTTGGACATGGCCAAGTCAGGAGTGGAGTTTGAGGCTGCCCTTTTTTATTCTGATGGTTGA